The nucleotide window ATGACTGGATCTCAGTCCGCCAGGCCATATGCACCTGGGCAGCAAAAACACTAAGTATCTGTTTAGAAAATAAAAGTTATGGCTCTACGGTCCCTGTGCAAACACGGGGACTTTTTTTATCCTTTGTTTGGTTCTTTAGCCACCTATAAGCCATCACGTACAACTGGGCCTAAGTTCGCCAATTTAATCCGGTATTCCTCCTTTGACAAATATAACTGATCAAGTAATTTGTTTGAGTGGTTACTATCCATTTTATGCGCTGTTATTTTACCCTGGATACCAGGTCACTGTTAGTTATTAGCAGCTGGAGGTACTAATTTAGTCCTGGGTGACGATACTCATAAATTAAGACCTCTGCCCCCTTTAGATAACCATTATTTTATTGATTATGTTAACAGTATCAGCCGGTGAACTTACACTAAGCCAAGTACTTGAATTGCGGGCATATATCGGAGTGGCGGCGCCAGACATATGGAGTGCTCAGGAATGCGGATTAACAGATGGTAGTAATGCCGTTAACAATAAGCTGTCGCGATTATCTGGTGGGAAGCCAGCACTCCGTTTACTTGAGGGTGGGCCATATACACAACTAACAGAAGTGCCACGCTACATTCCCTACGAGTCAGAAAGTGCCCCCACGATCGACACTGGTAGTGCCATGGCTCGTCTGGCAGTTGATACCGTGTTTTCAGATGATCTCCGTTTTATAGCCTCTTCGAGCCCACTGGCAGTGGCTGCAATGTTGACAGCAGCGACCGTGCTGGTTAGCCTGCCAAAGATCATTGAATGGATACAAGCAGCTGGTATAATGAGTCCTAAAAAAGGAGACGAAATGCAAATATTGTGGCCAATATATCAGCAGCAATGCGCTGGAAATATCAGGTTTGCAACTCCAATGATGATGCGGGACTTCTATGCCAGTATTTATGTTTGGCAATTCATTCGTATGGCTGACGGACGCATTCCTGAACTCTGTGGCTCAATAATGTGTCTTACAACAGGGATTGATTACCCTGGGGCCTATGATGACCCTGGCTTGGGCGGAATTGACATCTATCTCACAGCAATGAGTGAAGGGATGGCCTGCCTCAATGGTCCTGCAATAGATGCAGGACACAGAGATGCTGTAGTGAGTTGTGCATTTATGAAGGTTAGAGAGGCAGAAACTGCCATGGCAAAGGCAAAGAGTATTAAAGAGTTAGAAAGTATCATCTCCTCCAGTGGAGGACCTGTAACACCAGGGGAGTTCATTCGAATGCGATGGTGGGACGCAGCAATGGCTCCATATTATCGATATGCCATGGGGGCTACTGGTTACCATTATCTGGCTGATGAAGCCGGAACCTTCAGGAGTACTAAAAAATGTGGGAAAATCAAACGTGCTATCGATAGCGTTCTTCGTTATAATGAAATTGTTGATCTTTTCTCTGACTGCATGTACGGAGATGGGGTAAACGAGTTGCTAGTGGCTATGTGTGTGGCTGGCAATGAAGGTGTTTCGGGGTATGCAGATGCGCTTGCCGCGGTCACAGATGATGTACTCGCATGTAATTGTGGTGAAGACGGACACTTTGAGGCTGCGGAAATGGCTATGGGCGCATGTCTTTGGTATGCTCTGACACCACGTTACTTAGTTAGAGCGCAACTTGATAGTTTGGAAAATACAAAGGGTGAATTGAAGAACGCATTTGCATCAAAAAGACCAGAAGCAAGAAACATCGCATGTGACATGTTGCCAGGAGATTTGTTACATACCGATGGCTGGCAGCCATTGTGGATAGAGCATAGCGTGGAGATTCCCGACTTAGTGCAGCGGGTTGTCCGAAGGATTTTGTTAGAGGGAGTGAACGATGAATTGGCATATCAACGTTGCGAAATAGCAGCAACAACAATACTATCAGATTGCATGACACTTGGGAACGACGTAGCGAACTTGAGAGCATTGTCTGATAAATGGTGCCATTTCTTCGATGAGGTTGTTTCAAAGTTCGCACAAGAATATAGGGAGGTCCTAAATAATTTGCGAGAGCTCATTGCCAGGATTTGGAGACACAATATTATTGGAGATCATCTCGAAAATAGCGATACTGATACACGGTTGTTTGTGGATATCGATAAGGCGATACGACATACATACACACTTGAACTCACTAACGGACTAGCCATCAGGCGCGCTTTTCTCGGCGTAGTATCAAGCGCGATGGAGTTGAGTGGATTCAACCCATATAGTCGTCTTACCGAGTGGGCTGCCACAATGTGTCAATCAGCACATCCCGAAAAACCAGTATAAAGTATGTTACAGAAAAAGAGGTCATTCGGAAGGGTGTATTTTGAATGCCTCTAAGGATCATACCAGGATATAAAGAAGCTGTCTCAGAAGTACTTTTGAGACAGCTTCTTTATGTGTTTGTATAACTGAAATGAATACACGAGAATAAAAAATGCGGCTTTACGCAATGTATGCGACTGTTACTGTATTAGCATTCCAATGTCTGGTAAAATACCGGTTGATAATACTGTCTATATCTCGTATGTAATCACCAGTTTCGGACGATTGCTGACATCTGCATTGCGGGGGCCTGTGAAGATAAGGCTGCGGTAGTAAGCTTCTGTCTGCAGTTGCAGACTAAAGCCGTTATTCTGTCCGCTGTTGATGATGTCCTGTACCAGTGCAGTAACGTTAAGGGTTACACTATAATTCCACTGTGAGGTGGAAGCAGGAACAGTTACTGCATTGGTGGTAGTGGTAGATGGCTGGTTATTCCAGGTGATGGTGTTTCCTGTCCACGTGCCTGTTACGCGTTTCACCCAGGCGGGGTTAGTGCCGAAGGAATTGTATGGGGAGCCTGGATAGTAGGAGTTACCCTGCGGGGCAGCCACGCTGGTACTTACACCGGTTAATGTAAGTGTAGCTGAGATGATCGTAGTGCCCGACGGAATAGTGCTAAGGCCATTGAATTTAAAGAACTGACGGCCGGTACCAGGTACGCCCTGGAAGGTCCACGAAAGGGCGAGGAAATCCACCTCAGTACTAAAATTCCGGTTAACCCAATCCGGGTGGCTGTAAACGGTCGCGTCGTCCTGGCTACCGGCTTTTTCGTAGCCGACGCCGAGAGTAATGGTTTTTTGTCCGTCTTTAATCTGGGCGTTGAGAGTCTGGGCATTCTGCTGCGGATTCGTATCTGTTGCCAGATCTTTACGGCAGCTGCTCATCATAAATACTGATACTACAGTGAGGGTAAGGAAAAGATTAGCGCTTTTCATACATAAAGGGTTAAGTGATTAATAAAAAAATGGATAGACGCAGAGTGATATTAATGCCTTATGCAAGCATCATTGCTGGTGGTACCTGAGAATAGTATATTAACGATTAAAAAGGGTTTTCTAAACAAATGTCCGGGTTAATGCTGGTTCAGATTATTTTGAGTTATCACGATGTGGTATTTTTAATACCATCTATACAAAGATAGGGATTCAGTTTTCATAAAACTTTTTAAAAAAAAGCTAGATAGTTTTATAGGAATGACAATAACATTTGATAAAAATAGTTTCCGACAGCGTTTACCCGTCAGCGGACAAATAAAATACCAGACCCTCCAGACTCCCAGGTTGCTGGTCAGGGCTGTTAGTTTGACTTCGTAGCAAATTGACTGTTCCTGACAGCTGTAGGATAGCTGTAAATAAGGCCCAGTTGCAACTATGTTGACACAAAAACTTATCCGGCTGTGTACCGTACCGCCTCGGCTCCAACTCAGAGTGCCGCTACGCCAGCTATCAGGCTGTAAATAGTTCCATTTACGTAGATCTGATATCTAAATCACTAGGGAATGTGAAGATTTAATCTTCCTCATTGCCCTATTTCAGTGACAAATGGTGTCATATTATGACAGATCTTTCAACAGTTTTTCAACGGGAAAAGGGGCAATCAACCATGTATACTGACGGGCTGACGCACGAGGACAAATTAACTTTGGTAAAACCCAAACCATATGAAAAAGCTAGTCTTTTTAACCGCCTTATCCCTTTTACTGGGCCTTATTCCTTTTTCTACCGTACATGACGCAAAGGCCACGGCTCACACTACGCAGGCAACCCAGGATATTTGGTTTGAAATTACCTATGGCTATAACGGACAATATGTTATGCAGGGGACCATAGCTGTAAATGGAATATATCGCACCTTTATAGGAGGCGGGATTATTGTCCAAGCAAATATTGGGGACTCTTATTCGATTCATGATATTTACCAAAGCGCAGGAGCTGCCGGGGTAATAGACAATCAAGTCATGTTTGTGCAAATCAATTAGGCAAAAAATCCGCTCCGTGTAGGGGCGGATTTTACAGCACGACCTTTATACGCTGCGCAGGGTAGTAGCCACTGCTAAGGTGCTGCACAGCTTATATACGTGCAAATGGGGCCTCAGTATGTCACATCTTTCAACAGTTTTTCAATGGGGAAAGAAGACAATCAACAGCATTTCTTAACATGTAGGTCACAATCTTGCAATTATCAATTTCCATTATAACCGCAATGGCGTTGATTTCGTGTTCTTGTCCATCAATGGTAAGCGTGTATTTGTCCTGCGGCGGTGGTGCTGGCTGAAATTCCCGGTAATCTAACCGCGTAAGATAATCCCGCAAGTCTAGCCCTCGGTCGCGCTCTGTTGCAGTGGCGCAACGTTCCAGCAAGTTAGATACCGTGACACTCGCAATACCGGCCAGCTCACGGGCTTTGTTGCTCCATAGGATAAAGGCCCGGCCATCCGCTCTGCCGGCAAGCGCCTGACACCGTTCAGTAGTAAGGTAAGACAGACTACCAGCTGCCAGCCAAACAAAAGCCGAAAGGTATATACTTGCGACGATAGCCGTTGCCGGTGCTTCTACAATAGCTGCCGGCTTACCTGTATTCTCTGTTAAAAGATGTTCTCCATACATGCAGCTGGCGAAGCTTCCGCTTTGTTCCAAATAAGCAGACAACCAGCCGGGAAGGCTCTCCTCTTTCGATTCATGGTTGTACTTTAAAATACTGTGTATCCATGTTGTTCGGGAACTATTATCCTTTGATTTGGCAGTATGACCGGTATGATCAAACTGTTTTACCTGTGCGGCCCTTACATTGCCGGATATATCAATCCACCAAAATACTGTAGCTCCCGGCCAGCGGTTTCCGGACGTATCTATCTGGTATCGTTGAATCAGTTCGTTGGTTATGTCAGTGCCGAAAAGAGAACGGAGGTAGGTAATAAATCGATTTGCCTCATAACACGAAATATTGTTTTCTCTTTTCTCCGTTTTATTTGGCTTCCTCCTGAAAGCCTTGTCCGGTAAAGAAAAACGCCCAACCTTAGTAAAATCAAAATTGGGCGAATTAAATAAAAAGTGACCCCTTCGGTACGTTTTTCGAACTTTTTTATGGAAGATTTAAAGAGGCTTGCAAGCTGGGTACAGATGGCTCTATAACCCAACCTATAGCTGCGTGTTTTCAATAGCACAATGAATCTAACGCAGTAAGTATACTTTAAATTTGGTGGCGACTATGCCAGTCACTCAAACTACAACGTTCTCAACACCCCACCATCGGCCCTTAGAGAGGCGCCGTTGATGGCGGAAGACAATGGGCTGGCTAAATATGCCGCCAGGCTGGCTATTTCAGCAGGTTCGATAAAACGTCCCAGCAATGAGTGCGGATTGGTACTTTGTATGATCTGTTCCTTTATCACCCCCACAGGCTGTTGATGTAGCGCTGCCAGATGTTCCGTCGCAGACGCAACACCTTCCGAGTAAGCAGGACCTCCCAGGATTGTATTGACTGTTACCGCTGTACCTTTGGTGAGTTTTGACAACCCGTTACCCAGGGCCAGCATAGCAGCTTTCGTGACACCGTAATGAATCATATTGCCCGGAATATTCATGCCTGACTCGCTGCTGATAAAAATAATCCGACCCCAATTCCGGGACAGCATCCCTTGTAATACTTGCCTGGAGAGCCTTACCGCACTCATCACATTCACCTGGAAAATATCATTCCACTCATCGTCTGTTGTCGACTCAAAATCTCTTAATCCAAATACGCCTGCATTGTTGACCAGTATATCCACTGCAGGCAACTGCCGTAACAGGTTTTCTGTCTCTTCCGGGATGCTGAGATCCGCCGCCCATCCGCTGATGGCTGCCGTTGGAAATTCCGTCCGGAGTTTTTGCACCGTGATGTCCACTTTAGCGGATGTTCTTCCATGAAGTATCACCTCCGCACCTTCCTGTAGCAGCTGCCGGGCAATGGCAAATCCTATTCCCTGGGTAGAGCCGCTGATAAAGGCTGTCTTACCGCTTAATTGTAAATCCATAAATATATTTTTGTAATGATTGTTACATAATTAAACAAAAAATTTTAGCGCAGTATGCTCAGTTGCATTTCGATGAGCTCCTTCAGCTTTACTTTATGAGGGTGCATTCGTCTGGTTACATTGAGACCGTTCCAGCAGGTAATTAAATATCTACCTAAAACGGCAGCATCCGCAGGATTGGTAACAGCGCCTGTACGCTGGGCTTCCCGGATGGTGTCAGTAAACATTTTTTCTACATCCTTTAATATACTAACGGCTTCCGCTTCCAGGTCGTTATCGATAAAAGCCAGTGCTGTTACCGTATTGGCCACAATACATCCCCTCAGGTGTGTATGCTCGTCTGCCAATGCCACACTGCGGAAAAAGTCCCTGATCAGATCCATCGGCGAAACACATTGTTTCAATTCCTTCTTAAACGCCTGGAAAGCCTCCCGTCGCTGCTGCAGCGCCTTTGAAAAAAGTTCCTTTTTACCGCCCCTGAATGTGTTGTACAAACTACCGCTACCCATCTGTGTAGCGTTTTGCAGGTCCTGCAAAGACGTAGCGCTGTAACCCTTTTCCCAGAATACTTCCTGGGCTTTGAGCACCACCGCATCATTATCATATGTAGCTGGTCTCCCTCTCATTTTATTTCTGTAATGATCGATACAAAAATAATAATCCGGATGATTATTATCCAAAATTTTCTTTTATCCTGCGTAAATATTACTCGATCAAGATAATAAACGGGAAAATTTCTATCCTTAGCCTTGCTGATGGACACGCATGACGAACGGAATAGCAACATTATTTTTAATGCTCCGGATCCTTAGCCGCAGCTTATAAATACTGATGAATCAAGTAGCTGTTGGATTTACAATTACCCAGGCACACAAATTGTTTTCAAGTTGGCAGGTTAGCGATTTCCATGCGTCCCCAACTTTTTAGGGGTACATGTTGGGGTACACGGAAATTTAATCTTTCTTTATCTCTCTTTATTTCCTTTTCTGTGGAAACAAACCACCAGTAAAAGAAAACACCCAACCTCAGTAAAACTAAGATTGGGTGAATTAAGTTTCAAGTGACCCTGTAGGGACTCGAACCCTAGACCCGCTGATTAAGAGTCAGCTGCTCTACCAACTGAGCTACAGAGTCAAAAAATCGATGCCAACAAATTTAACTGTTCTGCAGCATATTTATGTAGTTTATTTAATTAAATTTGGTAAGATGGTAAAATGTGGATAAAAATCCATCATCTTGATAATCTAACCGTTAGCTCATTATAAAATTATTTTTTCATGCAAGAAGCGTACATAGTAGCTGGATACCGCACTGCGGTGGGAAAAGCTAAAAGGGGCGGATTTCGTTTTTACAGGCCTGATGACCTGGCAGTAGATGTTATTTCCGGTTTGCTGAAATCTGTTCCGCAGCTGGACCCAAAGCGGGTGGACGACCTGATCGTTGGTAATGCTGTCCCTGAAGCAGAACAAGGCCTGCAGATAGGCCGCATGATCTCTGTCAGAGCACTGGGCATCGATATCCCGGGAATGACGGTCAACCGTTACTGCGCCTCCGGCCTCGAAACAATCGCTATTGCAACCGCTAAAATACAATCAGGGATGGCCGACTGTATCATCGCAGGTGGTACAGAAAGTATGAGCCTGGTGCCTGTGGCAGGCTGGAAAACTGTGCCCAACTATACTGTGGCCAGCACCACTCCTGATTATTATATAGGCATGGGACTCACCGCTGAAGCAGTGGCCAATGAATATAAAGTGAGCCGCCAGGACCAGGATGAGTTCTCTTTTAATTCCCACCAGAAAGCCATACGCGCCATTAAGGAAGGTTATTTCAAATCCGGTATACTCCCCATCTCAGTGGATGAAGTATATGTGGATGAAAAAGGAAAAAAACAAAAACGTTCCTTTACGGTAGATACCGATGAAGGACCACGTGCCGACACCTCAATGGACGCACTGGCTAAATTAAAACCTGTTTTCGCCGCCGGTGGTTCTGTTACTGCTGGTAATTCCTCCCAGACATCTGACGGCGCTGCCTTTGTGATTGTGATGAGCGAGAAAATGGTGAACGAGCTGAGACTGAAGCCCATAGGCCGGTTAGTGTCCTGTGTATCTGCGGGGGTGCATCCCCGTATTATGGGTATTGGCCCGGTTGCGGCTATACCAAAAGCATTGCAGCGTGCCGGTAAAACGCTTCAGGACATAGATCTCGTTGAACTGAACGAAGCTTTCGCCTCACAGTCTATTGCAGTGATCCGCGAACTGGGTATCAATCCTGATATTGTAAATATCAACGGCGGTGCTATCGCACTGGGACACCCACTGGGATGTACCGGCGCCAAACTCACCGTACAATTACTCGGTGATATGAAACGTTTGAAGAAAAAATACGGCATCGTTACCGCCTGCGTAGGAGGCGGACAAGGTATTGCCGGAATTATTGAGAATATCGACTGATTTTCGTAATACATTATAGCTCAAGGCCGCAGGATATTTCCTGCGGCTTTTTTGATGCCTGCCCCTATTATTTTAATATAATTTAATCAGGATGAATTAAAATTTTTGCTAATTTGGCTGAATAATAGGCTATCTCCCTATCTCAACCATATCGCTTTATGGATCGCAGACAATTCCTGACCTTATCGCCCTCTCGTGCTGCACGTAACAGCAAAGCTGTTGTTCGTACTGCTACCGGGCTTACTCCTTATACCGGCAGTTGGGGTACCCAACAGCTGATACATCTGCTCAAACGTACCACTTTCGGTGCTTCTCCCGAAAACATCAAAGCCCTCAAAGGAATGGGTATGCAGCAGGTGGTGGATACACTCCTCACTGCGCAGGCTGATCCTGTTCCGCCGGTGAACAACTACGGTACAGACAGTACAGGCGTGGCTTCCGGCGCTACCTGGGTTAGGGCCGCTATGGGCGACGATATGCTGGAAAGAAAACGAATCGCCTCCTATAAAGCCTGGTGGGTAGGGCAGATGATAGGCCAACAGGCAAGTATACACGAAAAAATGGTGCTCTTCTGGCATAATCACTTCGTGACGGAAACGAGTATGGTCAATGATAGCCGTTTTATCTACCAGTACAATCTCACCCTTCGCCATTATGCATTGGGCAACTTTAAGGCACTCGCCAAAGCTGTGACACTGGATCCTGCTATGCTGGTGTACCTCAACGGTTACCTCAACTCCAAAGGAGCAGCCGATGAGAACTATGCCCGCGAACTACACGAGCTTTTTACCGTCGGTAAAGGTCCGGATTCTCACTATACGGAAGATGATGTAAGAGCTACAGCCCGCGTACTGACAGGCTTCCGCGTAGATCGCAGCGCCATCGTCAGCACTTTTAATACTACACAACACGATATCACCAATAAACAATTCTCCGGCTTCTATGGCAACAAGGTCATCTCCGGTAAAACCGGCCCGGATGGCGCCACTGAAGTAGACGACCTGTTGACGATTATCTTCGCACAACCGGAAGTGGCTAAATTTATCTGTCGTAAGTTGTACCGCTTCTTTGTATACTACGATATAGACCAGGCCACGGAAGATAATGTGATCCTGCCACTGGCAGAGATCTTCCGCAGCAGTGGATACGATATCAAAGTAACACTCAATGCACTGTTTACCAGTGAACATTTCTTTGATCCGCTCAATATGGCCTGCCTGATCAAAAGCCCGGTGGACTTTTGTATTGGAATGTGCCGGGAGTTTGGTATTGTTTTTCCGACTGACTACACCACGCAGTACCAACGCTGGGGTGACCTGCACAACATCATGATACTGATGCTGCAAAACCTGGGTGACCCTCCACTGGTAGCCGGCTGGGAGGCCTACTATCAGGAGCCTGCCTTCCATGAGCTGTGGATCAATACCGCCACCCTGCCAAAGCGGAATCAGTTGAGCGATGGTATGATCACCACGGGTTATAAAAATGTAAAAATAGATCCGCTGGCTTTTGCTGATAAATTGTCCAACCCCGGCGATCCGGTAGCATTGGTCAATGATTCGCTGGATATACTTTATCGTGTAGGCGTTTCCGATAATGTGAAGACTTTCCTGAAAGACACCATCCTGCTGGCCGGACAAAGTACCAACGGCTACTGGACAAGTGCCTGGAACAATTATAAATCCAATCCCGGGGATGCGGCCAACACGAAAGAAGTGACGAATCATCTGCAGGCGCTGTACAAATACATCATGAACCTTTCGGAATACCAATTATCCTGATTCCTGAAAAACCTTTCTATGAAAAGAAGAGACTTCCTCAAATATACAGCCCCTGCAGCGATACTGCCAACGATTATCAATGGCTTCTCTATCAAAGCTTTTGCAAACTCCCCTATGCTGGCAGCCCTGAATAGTGCTGCTGATAACGATCATGTGCTGGTGATGATACAGCTTACAGGAGGAAATGATGGTCTTAACATGGTCATCCCCCTGGATATTTATGGTAAATACCAGGCTGCCCGTACCAACATCGCTATTCCGGAAGGGAAAGTGCTGCGCCTGGATAACTATGTCAAATCAGGACTGCATCCCGCCATGAAAGGACTGCAGCAGCTGTACAATGATGGAAAAGTCAGTCTCATTCAGAGTGTAGGTTATCCTTCTCCCAATTTTTCCCACTTCAGGGCTACAGACATATGGCTCACTGGTTCAGATTCCAATGAGGTACTGTCTGCCGGTTGGGGAGGCCGTTATCTCGATACAAAATACCCTGGACCGCAGGACAGCTATCCTAATGCAGACAACCCCGATCCGCTGGCGATACAGATAGGCTCTATCGTTTCTCCGGCTTTCCAGGGTGCAGAAGCCAGCAGAGGGATGGCCATTACCAGCGCTACTGATTTTTATAATCTGATTGATGGGGTGATGGACCCTGTCCCGAATACCAAAGCAGGAAAAGAACTGGAATATATCCGCCTGATTGCTAAACAGACGAATAGTTATGAAAAGGCGATCAAGTCGGCTGCATCCAAAATCACCGCCCAGGGCGCTTATCCGGCCAACAACTATCTGGCAGATCAGCTGAAGATAGTAGCCCGCCTCGTCGCTGGCGGCCTCAAAACCCGCATGTATATGGTGAGCACCGGTGGCTTTGATACCCATGCGAGCCAGACAGAATCCGGAGATACTACGCTGGGTGGCCACGCCAAACTCCTCGGCGGTGTCTCCGATGCTATTAAAGCCTTTATGGACGACCTCAAAGGCTTGAAAGCCTCCCGTAGGGTGGTAGGTATGACTTTCTCTGAATTCGGCCGCCGTATCAAATCCAATTTCAGTATGGGTACAGACCATGGCGCTGC belongs to Chitinophaga sp. HK235 and includes:
- a CDS encoding SDR family NAD(P)-dependent oxidoreductase, whose amino-acid sequence is MDLQLSGKTAFISGSTQGIGFAIARQLLQEGAEVILHGRTSAKVDITVQKLRTEFPTAAISGWAADLSIPEETENLLRQLPAVDILVNNAGVFGLRDFESTTDDEWNDIFQVNVMSAVRLSRQVLQGMLSRNWGRIIFISSESGMNIPGNMIHYGVTKAAMLALGNGLSKLTKGTAVTVNTILGGPAYSEGVASATEHLAALHQQPVGVIKEQIIQSTNPHSLLGRFIEPAEIASLAAYLASPLSSAINGASLRADGGVLRTL
- a CDS encoding TetR/AcrR family transcriptional regulator — encoded protein: MRGRPATYDNDAVVLKAQEVFWEKGYSATSLQDLQNATQMGSGSLYNTFRGGKKELFSKALQQRREAFQAFKKELKQCVSPMDLIRDFFRSVALADEHTHLRGCIVANTVTALAFIDNDLEAEAVSILKDVEKMFTDTIREAQRTGAVTNPADAAVLGRYLITCWNGLNVTRRMHPHKVKLKELIEMQLSILR
- a CDS encoding DUF1800 family protein, producing the protein MDRRQFLTLSPSRAARNSKAVVRTATGLTPYTGSWGTQQLIHLLKRTTFGASPENIKALKGMGMQQVVDTLLTAQADPVPPVNNYGTDSTGVASGATWVRAAMGDDMLERKRIASYKAWWVGQMIGQQASIHEKMVLFWHNHFVTETSMVNDSRFIYQYNLTLRHYALGNFKALAKAVTLDPAMLVYLNGYLNSKGAADENYARELHELFTVGKGPDSHYTEDDVRATARVLTGFRVDRSAIVSTFNTTQHDITNKQFSGFYGNKVISGKTGPDGATEVDDLLTIIFAQPEVAKFICRKLYRFFVYYDIDQATEDNVILPLAEIFRSSGYDIKVTLNALFTSEHFFDPLNMACLIKSPVDFCIGMCREFGIVFPTDYTTQYQRWGDLHNIMILMLQNLGDPPLVAGWEAYYQEPAFHELWINTATLPKRNQLSDGMITTGYKNVKIDPLAFADKLSNPGDPVALVNDSLDILYRVGVSDNVKTFLKDTILLAGQSTNGYWTSAWNNYKSNPGDAANTKEVTNHLQALYKYIMNLSEYQLS
- a CDS encoding DUF1501 domain-containing protein, which encodes MKRRDFLKYTAPAAILPTIINGFSIKAFANSPMLAALNSAADNDHVLVMIQLTGGNDGLNMVIPLDIYGKYQAARTNIAIPEGKVLRLDNYVKSGLHPAMKGLQQLYNDGKVSLIQSVGYPSPNFSHFRATDIWLTGSDSNEVLSAGWGGRYLDTKYPGPQDSYPNADNPDPLAIQIGSIVSPAFQGAEASRGMAITSATDFYNLIDGVMDPVPNTKAGKELEYIRLIAKQTNSYEKAIKSAASKITAQGAYPANNYLADQLKIVARLVAGGLKTRMYMVSTGGFDTHASQTESGDTTLGGHAKLLGGVSDAIKAFMDDLKGLKASRRVVGMTFSEFGRRIKSNFSMGTDHGAAAPMIVFGDYVMQGVLGNSPAIPDATTVADNVPMQYDFRSVYASILEQWFCVDQTDLNKILQKDYQRLPLISGVACGVITGLPDINNDDKHLITNSPNPFTNATTITYITGNGNTLIQIFDTMGRLVSVPVNKTHSPGTYTITFDAEYLPTGVYYARFQNGSVQQVRPMLKVK
- a CDS encoding DUF6371 domain-containing protein: MFHKKVRKTYRRGHFLFNSPNFDFTKVGRFSLPDKAFRRKPNKTEKRENNISCYEANRFITYLRSLFGTDITNELIQRYQIDTSGNRWPGATVFWWIDISGNVRAAQVKQFDHTGHTAKSKDNSSRTTWIHSILKYNHESKEESLPGWLSAYLEQSGSFASCMYGEHLLTENTGKPAAIVEAPATAIVASIYLSAFVWLAAGSLSYLTTERCQALAGRADGRAFILWSNKARELAGIASVTVSNLLERCATATERDRGLDLRDYLTRLDYREFQPAPPPQDKYTLTIDGQEHEINAIAVIMEIDNCKIVTYMLRNAVDCLLSPLKNC
- a CDS encoding acetyl-CoA C-acyltransferase, whose product is MQEAYIVAGYRTAVGKAKRGGFRFYRPDDLAVDVISGLLKSVPQLDPKRVDDLIVGNAVPEAEQGLQIGRMISVRALGIDIPGMTVNRYCASGLETIAIATAKIQSGMADCIIAGGTESMSLVPVAGWKTVPNYTVASTTPDYYIGMGLTAEAVANEYKVSRQDQDEFSFNSHQKAIRAIKEGYFKSGILPISVDEVYVDEKGKKQKRSFTVDTDEGPRADTSMDALAKLKPVFAAGGSVTAGNSSQTSDGAAFVIVMSEKMVNELRLKPIGRLVSCVSAGVHPRIMGIGPVAAIPKALQRAGKTLQDIDLVELNEAFASQSIAVIRELGINPDIVNINGGAIALGHPLGCTGAKLTVQLLGDMKRLKKKYGIVTACVGGGQGIAGIIENID
- a CDS encoding DNRLRE domain-containing protein, translating into MKSANLFLTLTVVSVFMMSSCRKDLATDTNPQQNAQTLNAQIKDGQKTITLGVGYEKAGSQDDATVYSHPDWVNRNFSTEVDFLALSWTFQGVPGTGRQFFKFNGLSTIPSGTTIISATLTLTGVSTSVAAPQGNSYYPGSPYNSFGTNPAWVKRVTGTWTGNTITWNNQPSTTTTNAVTVPASTSQWNYSVTLNVTALVQDIINSGQNNGFSLQLQTEAYYRSLIFTGPRNADVSNRPKLVITYEI